The DNA region GTCGATAATCGGCAGTGCTATCAATTTGTCAATCAGACTTTTGGAGATTGGTTCGCTAAATCTCCGAACCAAATTATTGGCAGTCATCTTAAAGAGATTTTGGGTGAGGCATATTACCAGCAAATTAAACATCATATAGAACTAGCCCTCTCAGGACAAACAGCAACCTATGAAACCGAGCTTGAGTTGGCCGATCGCTCACATTGGGTTAATGTTACTCATATACCCGATCTCGATGGAGAAGGAGGGGTAAAAGGATTTATTAGTTTAATTAGCGATATCAGCAATCGCAAAGCTACCGAAAGAATGAAAGACGAATTTGTCTCAGTAGTCAGTCATGAATTACGCACCCCCTTAACTTCTATTTATGGTGCTTTAAAATTGCTCGTAACCAGTCCTCAAAGTGGGCTATCTGAAGAAGACCGCGAAATGCTTAATATTGCCGTGACTAATACAGATCGCTTGGTGCGTCTGGTAAACGATATACTTGACCTAGAGCGCATTGAGTCAGGTAAAATCCAAATGGTGCAACAGCCCTGTGATGCTGCCGATTTAGTTCAGGAAGCCATAGAAGTTATGCAGCCAATGGCAAAAGCGGTCGATATTACTTTGATAGCAAAACCTATTTCTATTACCATTAATGCCGATGGCGATCATATTCATCAAACCCTGACCAATTTACTTAGCAATGCCATCAAATTTTCTCCGCAGAATAGTTCAGTCTGGGTTACAGTGGATATTTTAGAAGACGAGGTTTTATTTAAAGTTATCGATACAGGGCGCGGGATTCCCGCAGATATATTAGGCAGCATTTTTGAGCGATTTAAACAGGTAGATGCTTCAGATTCGCGAGACAAAGGAGGCACTGGCTTAGGGTTGCCCATTTGTTATAAAATTATTGAAGAACACGGAGGTCGCATCTGGGCTGACAGTGAGTTCGGTAAGGGAAGTACGTTTTATTTTACTCTGCCTAAGTCTGGCTTATTATGACTGTCAAACGTATTTTACTGGTAGATGACGAAGCCTCTATCTTAGCAGTGGCTCGTGTCGGTTTAAAACGAATGGGATGGTCAGTATTGACCGCAGCTTCAGGACAAGAGGGGATTGCGCTTGCGGTAGCCGAACAGCCAGACGCGATCGTCTTAGATGTAATGATGCCCGAAATGGACGGAATGGCAACTCTCAAGCAGCTACAGAATAATCCTCTAGTTAAAAATATTCCAGTTATTTTTCTAACTGCTAAAGTTCAAAAAGCAGATCGCCGTCGCTTCTATGCTTCTGGTATTAAAGGATATATTACCAAGCCTTTCGATCCTACTACTTTAGCAAGTCAAATTTCAGGTTTTTTGGGTTGGTAAGTATCGCAGTACGTCTCGATTGGTTATAACAATTTCAGTTAACTGCTCGTGAGTAATAATATGAAATACCTAACCCGATATAACTTCTGATGTTCCTCATAAGTTCCTCAAATCAATTGTTTATAACAGAATCAACCTCAAATAGATACTCGCCTTAATAGATATGAAGAGGTAGAAATTAGACGAGGAACTAAGACTTATGATGACAACAGCAAATCGTCAACAAAAACTATCGCAAGATAAAGAACGCGCTTTCGTTCTCTGGTTTGAAGATGTGGGAATGAGTGATGTTTCTTTGGTAGGGGAAAAAATGCTTCTCTATTGGTTCAAATGACCTAACCCAACTGACACTAGGACTCGATCGCGATTCTTCTTTAGTGGCACATCTATTCGATGAACGCAACCATGCAGTTAAATCTATGCTGCAAATGGCGTTAGCGAAGCTTACCGAAGGTATCGCCAAAACCAGACAAAATAATCGCAAAATTGGCATCTGCGGTCAAGCACCCAGCGATTATCCAGAGATTGCCGAGTTTTTAGTTCAACAGGGTATTAACTCCATCAGTCTTAATCCCGATTCGGTACTTAAAACCAGACTGAAAGTAGCCGAAGCAGAACAAAATATTAGCTAACTGTAATGTGGCTAGTGGAGTGAAATAATTATGCAGTCTGCGTTTTGAAGTTTCTTTGAAACTATGCTACTCAATATGTTACTGCTAACTCACTAGCCTTTATTCACAAATAAGAGGTTGACAAATGATCGATAAAATCCTCGTAGCAGTAGACCATTCTGCAAAAAATCAATTCGTCTTCGATTCAGCAGTATCTTTAGCCAAAGCTA from Myxosarcina sp. GI1 includes:
- a CDS encoding response regulator; its protein translation is MTVKRILLVDDEASILAVARVGLKRMGWSVLTAASGQEGIALAVAEQPDAIVLDVMMPEMDGMATLKQLQNNPLVKNIPVIFLTAKVQKADRRRFYASGIKGYITKPFDPTTLASQISGFLGW